In Flavobacterium endoglycinae, one DNA window encodes the following:
- a CDS encoding tetratricopeptide repeat-containing sensor histidine kinase — MFRTKLILSLLLLFLSFSVSSQEKYNNDLLNSELNKKMLKFKDEINFKKAQQFFFQKNWDSTLVYSMKQLNSGKVKELKDYCHFLRGSSFRELKLFEEAKKEFNLLSKEFILYPLVYNNLGIISLELKDFKKSIYYFNKLEQLSDKDQKKYYIKSLHENLGVCYLHLNKFSQAETYFLKSSEILKLEKDTISLIGSYNNIANLYYQQYKDNLAIPYFEKAYLLSAKVKDFEVKRQTAKNMSVVEENRNNFKAALTYRKESEQWKDSLNNQNKIWAVADFEKKFAVAQKQKEIKVLQVENKLKNTQRNSLFFSAVGLLLILTGGVYLYAQKVRNGKTILRQKNKLDELNATKDQLFSIVSHDLRSSVNALKTSNAKLSATLETKNYDELSHLIIQNSGIANGAYSLLDNLLHWALLQTKQLYFHKESVHLHSVIQQIEYNYKPLLVDKSIDFENLVSKNIFLFVDLDSLKIVFRNLLDNAIKFSNENGQIKFLSNDLDSDYCQVIIQDTGIGMSEKTITELLQEGELLAKKGNSEIIGTGLGLQLCKQMIAKNNGTFTIESEPNKGTKMIITLPKNK, encoded by the coding sequence ATGTTTAGAACAAAACTAATTCTAAGTCTATTACTTTTATTTTTAAGCTTTTCCGTTTCTTCACAAGAGAAATACAACAATGATTTATTAAATTCAGAACTTAATAAAAAAATGTTGAAGTTTAAAGATGAAATTAATTTCAAAAAAGCACAGCAATTTTTCTTTCAAAAAAACTGGGATTCGACTTTAGTGTATTCTATGAAACAGCTAAATTCAGGAAAAGTGAAAGAACTGAAAGACTATTGCCATTTTTTAAGAGGAAGCAGTTTCAGAGAATTAAAACTTTTTGAAGAAGCAAAAAAAGAATTCAATTTGCTTTCAAAAGAATTTATTCTATATCCGTTGGTGTACAACAATCTAGGAATAATATCACTTGAATTAAAAGATTTCAAAAAAAGCATTTATTATTTCAATAAACTTGAGCAGCTTTCAGATAAGGATCAGAAAAAATACTACATCAAAAGTCTTCACGAAAATTTAGGAGTTTGTTATCTGCACTTAAACAAATTTTCTCAAGCAGAAACTTATTTTTTAAAAAGCAGTGAAATTTTAAAATTAGAAAAAGATACTATTTCCTTAATTGGAAGCTACAATAACATTGCAAATTTATATTATCAACAATATAAAGATAATTTAGCAATTCCATATTTTGAAAAAGCGTATCTTTTATCAGCTAAAGTAAAAGACTTTGAAGTAAAAAGACAGACTGCAAAAAACATGTCAGTCGTTGAAGAAAACAGAAACAATTTTAAAGCTGCTTTGACTTATAGAAAAGAATCTGAACAATGGAAAGATTCTTTAAACAACCAAAATAAAATCTGGGCTGTAGCCGATTTTGAAAAGAAGTTTGCAGTTGCTCAAAAACAAAAAGAGATAAAAGTTCTTCAGGTTGAGAATAAACTTAAAAACACGCAGCGAAATAGCTTATTCTTCTCTGCAGTTGGATTGCTTTTAATTTTAACCGGAGGTGTTTATTTGTATGCCCAAAAAGTAAGAAATGGTAAAACCATATTGCGCCAAAAAAATAAACTTGACGAATTAAATGCCACTAAAGACCAGCTTTTTTCTATTGTAAGCCATGATTTACGTTCGTCTGTAAATGCTTTAAAAACCAGTAATGCTAAATTATCGGCTACACTTGAAACTAAAAATTACGATGAATTAAGTCACCTGATTATTCAAAACAGCGGTATTGCAAATGGTGCTTATAGTTTATTAGACAATTTATTGCACTGGGCCTTATTGCAAACGAAACAATTGTATTTTCATAAAGAATCTGTTCATTTACATTCTGTTATTCAACAAATTGAATATAATTACAAACCATTATTAGTTGATAAATCTATTGATTTTGAAAATTTAGTTTCAAAGAACATATTTCTATTTGTTGATCTTGATTCTTTAAAAATTGTATTTCGTAATCTTTTAGATAATGCTATTAAATTTTCGAATGAAAACGGGCAAATAAAATTTCTATCGAACGATCTTGATTCTGATTATTGCCAGGTTATAATTCAAGATACCGGAATAGGAATGAGCGAAAAGACCATTACAGAATTACTTCAAGAGGGCGAATTACTGGCCAAAAAAGGAAATTCTGAAATTATTGGAACGGGTTTAGGATTACAATTATGTAAACAGATGATTGCTAAAAACAATGGAACATTTACAATTGAAAGTGAACCCAATAAAGGAACGAAAATGATTATAACATTACCCAAAAACAAATAA
- a CDS encoding LytR/AlgR family response regulator transcription factor — MDNINVLIIEDTPEQSDMLVKVLLENNYSIAGVAANFADALKLFYEKTVDIIIIDVFLDGKPEGITFAESINIIPNASKPFVFLTSSQDRQIFERAKLTKPFSFLMKPFNELEILYAIEMAVEKFYEQTNVFLSEEQNTVISNDSLFIKKKNSLKKVALEDILYIEVEERYCNIITEKEKFVILISLTKISELLDKNKFVKTHRNTIVNIDKIEEIILADNLIILKGNHKINLSDTYKDFIKKMNILS, encoded by the coding sequence ATGGACAATATTAATGTTTTGATTATAGAAGATACACCTGAACAAAGCGATATGCTTGTAAAAGTGCTGCTGGAAAATAATTATAGCATTGCAGGTGTGGCCGCAAATTTTGCCGATGCCCTAAAACTTTTTTATGAAAAAACGGTAGACATTATTATTATAGATGTTTTTCTTGACGGCAAACCAGAAGGAATTACTTTCGCCGAATCGATCAATATCATCCCAAATGCTTCTAAACCATTCGTTTTCTTAACGAGTTCACAAGATCGACAGATTTTTGAAAGGGCAAAACTCACAAAACCTTTCAGCTTTTTAATGAAACCTTTTAACGAATTGGAAATTTTATATGCCATAGAAATGGCTGTAGAAAAGTTCTACGAACAGACAAATGTTTTCTTGAGCGAAGAGCAGAACACGGTTATAAGCAACGATTCATTATTTATAAAAAAGAAAAATTCCTTAAAGAAAGTTGCTCTGGAAGACATTCTTTATATAGAAGTCGAAGAACGTTATTGTAACATTATTACCGAAAAAGAAAAATTTGTTATTTTAATATCATTGACCAAAATCAGTGAGTTATTGGATAAAAATAAATTTGTAAAAACGCATCGAAATACAATTGTAAATATTGACAAGATTGAAGAAATCATTTTGGCCGATAATCTTATCATATTAAAAGGAAACCACAAAATCAATCTAAGTGATACGTACAAAGATTTTATAAAGAAGATGAACATCTTATCTTAA
- a CDS encoding TonB-dependent receptor has protein sequence MKKILLSLIIVFSFQLSFAQNTNEKLSITFKDETLANALKRIEEASGYKFYFDPTWVNSDKELISGTYTDIKIDDLLDKVLSKTDLNFIILKNKVIFTLNSTIHDTLPSNYFADAPAETDQKGNDQSENPIFHQQYDSISNYSVNKKSSIVFIGKENKDNVKKTYTVSGSIKNEETGKAEPNIYIKIRNKNISTSTDLDGNYSLQLPRGVNIIEVKSLSHKEVVRTLMVYDDGKFDININEKSNQLDEVVIKKKGQKTTETTVSGLVSIDIEGIKNVPLILGERDILKVATTFPGIKTTGEGSAGFNVRGGKDDQNLILLDNAVLYNPQHFLGFFSAINPYTAKKADIYKGSIPADFGGRLSSVFDITTKNGNPEKFSGEGAIGPITSNLTLSTPIQKNKSSIIVGGRATYSDWVLKTLDDENLKNSQAGFYDGIIKYNNAINANNNLEATAYYSHDRFSLSSDSIYKYSNRLASLKWDHTFSKKSKGALIFTNSEYKFNIDYDSNDINAFDFGYKINESQLQLKLNYQLNPKHTLSYGIASKLYNISPGYQHPKDPNATLISTDIEKERALESAVYLADSYKVNDKLLLDLGLRYSFYASLGEANVNTYEPGLPLSDETVTGTEHYGKNEVVKTYGGLEPRLAARYFITEDFSIKAGYDLTRQYIHLLSSNVTQSPTDTWKLSDSNVKPQTAQQVSLGLFKTLKDEEYEVSLEGYYKKSSNILDYKVGAQILLNDNVETELLQGEGKAYGVELLLKKTTGRLNGWIGYTYSRSFIKLDSQFSSEIVNNGRYFPANFDKPHDLSAILNYRFTKRYSLSSNFLYQTGRPITYPIGTFQYGNSQYTLYSDRNAYRIPDYIRLDIGINIEGNHKIKKLAHSFWNISVYNVLGRNNPYSIYFVTDQNGKVKGYKTSIFSIPVPSITYNFKF, from the coding sequence ATGAAAAAAATTTTACTCTCCTTAATTATTGTATTCTCCTTTCAATTGTCTTTTGCACAAAATACAAATGAGAAGTTATCTATTACTTTTAAAGATGAAACTTTAGCCAATGCGCTTAAACGTATTGAAGAAGCATCAGGATATAAATTTTACTTTGATCCAACTTGGGTTAATTCAGATAAAGAATTGATTTCAGGAACATATACTGATATAAAAATTGATGATTTACTTGACAAAGTACTTAGCAAAACCGATTTGAATTTTATCATTCTGAAAAACAAAGTTATTTTTACTTTAAACAGTACAATTCACGACACTTTACCTTCAAATTATTTCGCCGATGCTCCTGCCGAAACAGATCAAAAGGGTAATGACCAAAGCGAAAACCCAATTTTTCATCAGCAATATGATTCGATCAGCAATTATAGTGTAAACAAAAAATCTTCAATTGTTTTTATTGGTAAAGAAAACAAAGACAATGTTAAAAAAACATACACGGTTTCTGGATCAATTAAAAATGAAGAAACTGGAAAAGCAGAGCCAAATATCTATATTAAAATACGAAACAAAAATATCAGCACTTCAACTGATCTTGACGGAAACTATTCTTTACAGCTTCCTAGAGGAGTAAATATTATTGAAGTTAAATCTCTAAGCCATAAAGAAGTAGTAAGAACATTAATGGTATATGACGATGGAAAGTTTGATATTAATATCAACGAAAAATCGAATCAATTAGATGAAGTTGTAATTAAAAAGAAAGGACAAAAAACTACCGAAACAACTGTTTCTGGTCTAGTATCTATTGATATTGAAGGCATTAAAAATGTTCCTTTAATTCTTGGTGAACGAGATATTCTTAAAGTTGCCACAACTTTCCCTGGAATTAAAACTACAGGAGAAGGATCGGCAGGATTTAACGTACGAGGAGGAAAAGACGACCAGAACTTAATTCTTTTGGATAATGCAGTATTATATAATCCGCAGCACTTTTTAGGATTCTTTTCGGCGATAAACCCATATACAGCAAAAAAAGCAGATATCTATAAAGGAAGTATTCCTGCAGATTTTGGAGGAAGATTATCTTCTGTTTTTGACATCACTACTAAAAATGGAAATCCTGAAAAATTCTCTGGTGAAGGGGCTATTGGTCCTATAACTTCAAATCTTACCTTAAGCACTCCAATACAAAAAAACAAATCAAGTATTATTGTTGGTGGTCGCGCTACTTACTCTGACTGGGTTTTAAAAACTCTTGATGATGAAAATCTAAAAAACAGCCAGGCAGGATTTTATGATGGTATTATTAAATACAACAATGCTATTAATGCCAACAATAATTTAGAAGCTACAGCTTATTACAGCCATGATCGTTTCAGTCTAAGTTCGGATTCTATTTACAAATACAGCAATAGATTAGCTTCTTTGAAATGGGATCATACTTTCAGCAAAAAAAGTAAAGGAGCTTTAATTTTTACAAACAGCGAATACAAATTCAATATCGATTACGATTCAAATGATATAAATGCATTTGATTTCGGATATAAAATAAATGAATCACAATTACAGTTAAAACTTAACTATCAACTGAACCCAAAACATACTCTTTCTTACGGTATTGCAAGCAAATTATATAACATTTCACCAGGATATCAGCATCCAAAAGATCCAAATGCTACTTTAATTTCAACTGATATAGAGAAAGAAAGAGCATTAGAATCTGCGGTATACCTTGCTGACAGTTATAAAGTAAATGACAAATTACTTCTTGATCTTGGTTTAAGATATTCTTTTTATGCTTCTTTAGGAGAAGCTAATGTGAATACATACGAGCCTGGATTACCACTAAGTGATGAAACTGTTACCGGAACAGAACACTATGGAAAAAATGAGGTTGTAAAAACATATGGCGGACTTGAACCTCGCCTTGCTGCTCGATATTTTATTACCGAAGATTTTTCGATAAAAGCAGGGTATGATCTAACACGTCAATATATTCATTTATTATCAAGTAACGTTACCCAATCTCCAACAGATACTTGGAAATTATCTGATTCTAATGTAAAACCTCAAACTGCTCAGCAAGTTTCTTTAGGTTTATTTAAAACACTAAAAGATGAAGAATATGAAGTTAGTTTAGAAGGCTATTACAAAAAGTCGAGTAACATTCTTGATTATAAAGTAGGAGCTCAGATTCTTTTAAATGATAATGTAGAAACTGAATTATTACAAGGTGAAGGAAAAGCTTATGGAGTTGAGTTACTTTTAAAGAAAACAACCGGAAGATTAAACGGATGGATTGGATATACGTATTCACGTTCGTTTATCAAACTTGACAGTCAATTCAGTTCAGAAATCGTAAATAATGGGCGATATTTTCCAGCCAATTTTGACAAACCTCATGATTTAAGTGCTATTTTAAACTATAGATTTACAAAACGTTATAGTTTATCAAGCAACTTTTTATATCAAACAGGCCGACCAATTACCTACCCTATTGGAACTTTTCAATATGGAAATTCACAATACACTTTATATAGTGACAGAAATGCCTATAGAATTCCGGATTACATTCGTTTAGATATTGGAATTAACATTGAAGGAAACCATAAAATTAAAAAATTAGCACACAGTTTCTGGAATATTTCTGTTTACAATGTGCTTGGAAGAAACAATCCATACTCTATTTATTTCGTAACAGATCAAAATGGAAAAGTAAAAGGATACAAGACATCTATTTTCTCAATACCTGTACCAAGTATTACTTATAATTTTAAATTTTAA